One genomic region from Prochlorococcus marinus CUG1433 encodes:
- the tuf gene encoding elongation factor Tu encodes MAREKFERNKPHVNIGTIGHVDHGKTTLTAAITNVLAKKGQAQAQDYGDIDGAPEERERGITINTAHVEYETEGRHYAHVDCPGHADYVKNMITGAAQMDGAILVCAATDGPMAQTKEHILLAKQVGVPALVVALNKCDMVDDEEIIELVEMEIRELLDSYDFPGDDIPIVQVSGLKALEGDSTWESKIEELMKAVDASIPEPEREVDKPFLMAVEDVFSITGRGTVATGRIERGKVKVGEEVEIVGIRDTRLTTVTGVEMFRKLLDEGMAGDNVGLLLRGVQKEDIERGMVLVKKGSITPHTQFEGEVYVLKKEEGGRHTPFFAGYRPQFYIRTTDVTGQITAFTSDDGSNVEMVMPGDRIKMTGELICPVAIEQGMRFAIREGGRTIGAGVVSKILK; translated from the coding sequence ATGGCTCGCGAGAAGTTCGAAAGGAACAAACCACATGTCAACATAGGTACTATCGGCCATGTTGATCATGGAAAAACAACACTAACTGCTGCTATTACAAATGTATTAGCTAAAAAAGGTCAAGCTCAAGCTCAAGACTATGGAGACATTGATGGTGCTCCTGAGGAAAGAGAACGTGGCATTACTATTAATACAGCTCACGTCGAATATGAAACTGAAGGCAGACATTATGCTCATGTCGATTGTCCAGGACATGCTGATTATGTAAAAAACATGATTACAGGTGCAGCCCAGATGGATGGAGCAATTCTAGTCTGCGCAGCTACAGATGGCCCTATGGCTCAGACAAAAGAGCATATTCTTTTAGCTAAACAGGTGGGAGTTCCTGCTCTTGTAGTTGCTCTCAATAAATGCGATATGGTCGATGATGAAGAAATTATTGAACTTGTGGAAATGGAAATCAGAGAACTACTAGATAGTTATGACTTTCCAGGAGATGATATTCCTATAGTTCAAGTTTCTGGTTTAAAAGCTCTTGAAGGCGATTCTACTTGGGAATCAAAGATTGAAGAATTAATGAAAGCAGTTGATGCTAGCATCCCAGAACCCGAAAGAGAAGTTGATAAACCATTCTTAATGGCTGTTGAAGACGTTTTCTCAATTACTGGTAGAGGTACTGTGGCTACTGGAAGAATTGAGAGAGGTAAAGTAAAAGTTGGAGAAGAAGTTGAAATAGTTGGAATTAGAGATACAAGGTTAACAACTGTTACTGGAGTTGAAATGTTCCGTAAACTTCTTGATGAAGGTATGGCTGGCGATAATGTCGGGTTACTTTTACGTGGGGTTCAGAAAGAAGATATTGAAAGAGGTATGGTGCTCGTCAAAAAGGGATCTATTACTCCTCATACACAGTTTGAAGGGGAAGTTTATGTTCTTAAAAAAGAAGAGGGAGGTAGACATACACCTTTCTTCGCTGGATATAGACCACAGTTTTATATCAGAACAACTGATGTAACTGGACAAATAACAGCATTTACCTCTGATGATGGATCTAATGTTGAAATGGTTATGCCGGGCGACAGAATTAAGATGACAGGAGAATTAATTTGTCCTGTAGCTATTGAGCAGGGTATGCGATTCGCGATACGTGAAGGTGGCCGTACTATTGGTGCAGGAGTTGTTTCAAAAATTCTCAAATAA
- the pheA gene encoding prephenate dehydratase, whose protein sequence is MRKQVAYLGPKGTYAEKAAHILSKLANFQTPIFVPCNGLQSVIKSIAYNNCDAAVVPIENSVEGGVTATLDALWKFPDIFINKAIVLPIKHALISAGELSIISEVLSHPQALAQCSEWLSENLPNAISLPTNSTSEAVNMVKGSKFRAAIGSKSLIQIEGLKELAFPINDVPGNCTRFVLLSKESNYHEANIASFAFSLISNKPGALLKAINYVADFGFNMSKIESRPSKRELGEYIIYIDLELNIQSNINNLLELKKQIMPLCKNFVDFGNYLSENVELN, encoded by the coding sequence ATGCGCAAACAAGTTGCATATTTAGGCCCTAAAGGGACATACGCAGAAAAAGCAGCTCATATATTGTCAAAGCTTGCCAATTTTCAGACACCTATATTTGTACCATGTAATGGGTTACAATCGGTGATTAAATCAATAGCCTACAACAATTGTGATGCTGCAGTAGTTCCTATTGAAAATTCTGTAGAAGGTGGAGTTACAGCAACTTTAGATGCTCTTTGGAAATTTCCTGATATTTTTATCAACAAAGCAATTGTCCTTCCAATAAAACATGCATTAATTAGTGCTGGAGAACTTTCAATTATTTCAGAAGTATTATCTCATCCTCAAGCATTAGCTCAATGTTCAGAATGGTTATCTGAAAATCTTCCAAATGCAATCTCACTTCCAACAAATTCAACATCAGAAGCTGTAAATATGGTCAAGGGAAGTAAATTTAGAGCAGCTATTGGTTCGAAATCATTAATTCAAATTGAAGGACTTAAAGAATTAGCCTTCCCTATTAATGATGTTCCAGGGAATTGCACTAGATTTGTTTTATTGAGCAAAGAATCGAATTATCATGAAGCTAATATTGCTAGTTTTGCTTTCTCATTAATCTCAAATAAACCTGGTGCTTTACTGAAGGCAATAAATTACGTCGCAGATTTTGGGTTTAATATGAGTAAAATAGAGTCTAGACCTTCTAAAAGAGAGTTAGGTGAATACATAATTTACATTGATTTGGAACTAAATATTCAAAGTAATATAAATAATCTCCTTGAATTAAAAAAACAAATTATGCCTCTATGCAAAAACTTTGTAGATTTTGGTAATTATCTTTCTGAAAATGTAGAGTTAAATTAA
- a CDS encoding methyltransferase domain-containing protein — translation MFELLSTPFLLILFVLAISILWIINPRKYISSGTVASAYDAWTQDKLLERLWGEHIHLGFYSPGGRKIDFRDAKVQFVHELVKWSGLDKLPKGSRILDVGCGIGGSSRILAKYYGFNVTGITISPAQVKRARELTSDELNCNFQVMDALDLKFADGSFDAVWSVEAGAHMNDKNKFADEMLRTLRPGGFLALADWNSRDLRESPPSFLEKIVLKQLLEQWVHPNFISIKEFGNILGKNKNSAGRVIFENWNIYTNPSWYDSIIEGIRRPFAILSLGPLAIIKSIREIPTILLMNWAFRKGLMEFGVYKCRG, via the coding sequence ATGTTTGAATTGTTATCAACCCCTTTCTTACTGATTTTATTCGTCTTAGCTATATCAATTTTATGGATAATTAATCCAAGAAAATATATTTCTTCAGGTACAGTGGCATCTGCCTATGATGCTTGGACTCAGGACAAATTGCTTGAGAGATTATGGGGAGAGCATATACATTTGGGCTTTTATTCCCCAGGGGGGCGAAAAATTGATTTTAGAGATGCCAAAGTGCAGTTTGTTCATGAGTTAGTCAAATGGAGCGGTTTAGATAAATTGCCTAAAGGGTCCAGAATACTTGATGTAGGTTGTGGAATAGGAGGAAGCTCTAGGATTCTTGCAAAGTATTATGGGTTTAATGTTACTGGCATTACAATTAGTCCTGCTCAAGTAAAGAGAGCTAGAGAACTTACTTCTGATGAGCTGAATTGCAATTTCCAAGTTATGGATGCATTAGATTTAAAATTTGCAGATGGATCTTTTGACGCCGTATGGAGTGTTGAGGCAGGTGCGCATATGAATGATAAAAATAAATTTGCAGATGAAATGCTAAGGACCTTAAGACCTGGAGGTTTTTTGGCATTGGCTGATTGGAATTCAAGAGATCTTAGGGAGTCCCCCCCATCTTTTCTGGAAAAAATAGTTCTTAAGCAATTACTTGAGCAGTGGGTTCATCCTAACTTTATTAGCATCAAGGAATTTGGTAATATTCTCGGAAAGAATAAAAATAGTGCAGGAAGAGTTATCTTTGAAAATTGGAATATTTATACAAATCCTTCATGGTACGATTCCATCATTGAAGGTATCCGACGCCCTTTTGCTATCTTATCTCTTGGTCCTCTCGCGATAATCAAATCTATTAGAGAAATTCCGACAATATTGCTTATGAATTGGGCTTTTAGAAAAGGTTTAATGGAATTCGGGGTATATAAATGTAGAGGATAA
- a CDS encoding Rne/Rng family ribonuclease codes for MSQQIIIAEQARIAALLTDERVDELIVAQGQYQIGDIFLGTVENVLPGIDAAFINIGESDKNGFIHVSDLGPLKLKKGIFGITELLEPKQKVLVQVIKEPTGSKGPRLSGSISIPGKYLILQPYGQGVNISRKINKETERNRLKALGVLIKPPSTGLLFRTEAEEIKEELLIEDLENLIEQWEEILRVSDTSNPPNLIKRDDDFSLKILRDHIKLSTKSIIIDSKFSVERAKDFLNNFESNVDIEFHNNDLDQHILEKYEIKKTIQKALETRVDLPSGGYIIIEPTEALTVIDVNSGSFTRSANSRQTVLWTNCEAAVEISRQMKLRNIGGVIVVDFIDMESRRDQFQLLEHFTSAIKDDSARPQIAQLTELGLVELTRKRQGQNIYELFGKKCSACNGTGHVENQLNYEISKLKIKNVVENPNESKGIKQVDIDTFQSTDKQEKIVEKEFPNPKSLKKEITTNKRENESDDLNALNSKEKNIITVDLTNDEKIVFSRLGINPLIKLGKEYLTSNNFVRLKEINNEKEKTPDNKKTTVKKTKKISKSREPGEIATNIEENATSKDQSTKKINESEGFVLSEKKDEIEPTDEINNARKKRRRSSASIE; via the coding sequence ATGTCTCAGCAAATCATCATCGCTGAGCAGGCTCGAATTGCAGCACTACTCACAGATGAACGAGTTGATGAATTGATCGTCGCACAAGGTCAATATCAAATTGGCGATATTTTTTTAGGGACAGTTGAAAATGTTCTACCAGGTATTGACGCTGCTTTCATAAATATTGGAGAAAGTGATAAAAATGGATTCATCCATGTATCAGATCTTGGTCCATTAAAACTCAAAAAAGGAATATTTGGAATAACTGAATTACTTGAGCCAAAACAAAAAGTTCTAGTGCAGGTAATTAAAGAACCCACAGGATCTAAAGGTCCTAGACTTTCTGGAAGTATTTCAATTCCTGGAAAGTACTTGATATTACAGCCATATGGTCAAGGAGTGAATATCTCCAGAAAAATAAATAAAGAAACGGAAAGAAATCGTTTAAAAGCTCTTGGTGTTCTGATAAAACCGCCAAGCACAGGTTTACTTTTTAGAACAGAGGCAGAAGAGATTAAAGAAGAACTTCTCATTGAAGATTTAGAAAATTTAATTGAACAATGGGAAGAAATTTTAAGAGTCTCTGACACTTCTAATCCGCCAAATTTAATAAAAAGAGATGATGATTTTTCTCTTAAGATTTTGCGAGATCATATTAAATTATCAACTAAAAGCATAATTATCGATAGTAAGTTTTCAGTTGAAAGAGCTAAAGATTTCTTAAATAATTTTGAGTCTAATGTAGATATTGAATTTCATAATAACGATTTAGACCAGCATATTTTAGAAAAGTACGAAATTAAAAAAACCATTCAAAAAGCTCTTGAAACCAGAGTAGATCTTCCTTCAGGGGGATATATAATTATCGAACCAACTGAAGCGCTTACAGTAATTGATGTAAACTCTGGATCATTTACTAGATCTGCCAACTCACGGCAAACAGTTTTGTGGACTAATTGCGAAGCAGCAGTTGAAATTTCAAGGCAAATGAAATTAAGAAATATAGGTGGAGTGATAGTAGTAGATTTTATTGATATGGAATCTAGAAGAGATCAATTCCAGTTACTTGAACATTTTACCTCGGCGATAAAAGATGATTCTGCGAGGCCTCAGATAGCCCAGCTTACTGAATTAGGTCTTGTTGAGTTAACCAGAAAAAGACAAGGACAAAATATATATGAATTATTCGGTAAGAAATGTTCTGCATGCAATGGTACAGGCCATGTAGAAAATCAGCTGAATTATGAAATCTCTAAATTAAAAATTAAAAATGTTGTAGAAAATCCTAATGAATCAAAAGGTATAAAACAAGTAGATATAGATACTTTTCAATCAACGGATAAGCAGGAAAAAATAGTTGAGAAGGAATTCCCTAACCCCAAGAGCCTAAAAAAAGAAATTACTACAAATAAAAGAGAAAATGAAAGTGATGATTTGAACGCATTAAATTCAAAAGAAAAAAATATAATTACTGTAGATCTCACAAACGATGAAAAAATTGTATTTAGTCGATTAGGAATAAATCCACTTATTAAATTAGGGAAAGAATATCTCACCAGCAATAATTTTGTTCGTTTAAAGGAAATTAATAATGAGAAGGAAAAAACTCCAGATAATAAAAAAACAACTGTAAAAAAAACAAAGAAAATCTCAAAATCTAGAGAACCAGGAGAAATTGCGACTAATATTGAAGAAAATGCAACCTCAAAAGATCAATCTACAAAAAAAATTAATGAGAGTGAAGGATTTGTTTTATCAGAAAAAAAAGATGAAATTGAACCGACAGATGAGATAAACAATGCTAGAAAAAAAAGAAGAAGGTCATCTGCGAGTATTGAATAA
- a CDS encoding ribonuclease HII, translating into MLEKKEEGHLRVLNKIFEVGIDEVGKGAVFGPVFSAVVVLTETNKSTLKQFGVMDSKKLTPKKRKLLFPKILLLSSDYGLGQSSAREIDHLGIRVATELSMIRALKKLKNKPSELLIDGPLLLRPWNGIQKNIVSGDSKFTAIASASIIAKVCRDNLMERLEKKYSGYLIFKNKGYGTKKHLSIIKENGITNLHRKSFLKKSNLI; encoded by the coding sequence ATGCTAGAAAAAAAAGAAGAAGGTCATCTGCGAGTATTGAATAAAATATTCGAAGTTGGAATAGATGAAGTTGGAAAAGGAGCAGTTTTTGGTCCAGTTTTTTCAGCAGTTGTAGTATTAACTGAGACAAATAAATCCACTCTAAAACAATTTGGAGTGATGGATAGTAAGAAATTAACTCCAAAAAAAAGGAAATTACTTTTTCCGAAAATTTTATTACTTTCCTCAGACTATGGACTTGGGCAATCCTCTGCCAGGGAAATAGATCATCTAGGAATCAGAGTTGCAACCGAACTTTCAATGATAAGAGCTTTAAAAAAATTAAAAAACAAACCATCTGAACTATTAATTGATGGACCCTTATTATTGAGGCCATGGAATGGAATTCAGAAAAATATAGTATCGGGGGACTCGAAATTTACCGCAATAGCTTCAGCAAGCATTATTGCAAAAGTATGTCGAGACAATCTAATGGAAAGATTAGAAAAAAAATACTCAGGATACTTAATATTTAAAAATAAAGGTTATGGGACAAAAAAACATCTTTCAATTATCAAAGAAAATGGAATAACTAATCTTCATAGGAAAAGCTTTTTAAAAAAATCAAATCTTATTTAA
- the fusA gene encoding elongation factor G, with protein sequence MARDFPLERVRNIGIAAHIDAGKTTTTERILFYSGVVHKIGEVHDGAAVTDWMAQERERGITITAAAISTSWQDHRINIIDTPGHVDFTIEVERSMRVLDGVIAVFCAVGGVQPQSETVWRQADRYSVPRMVFVNKMDRTGADFLKVNKQIKDRLKANALPIQLPIGAEGDLTGIIDLVANKAYLYKNDLGTDIEEAPIPSDMKEQADEWRFKLMESVAENDEELIEVFLETGELSEEQLKKGIREGVLNHGLVPVLCGSAFKNKGVQLVLDAVVDYLPAPVDVKPIQGVLPSGKEDIRPSDDNAPFSALAFKVMSDPYGKLTFVRMYSGVLSKGSYVMNSTKDAKERISRLVILKADEREEVDELRAGDLGAVLGLKNTTTGDTLCNTEDPIVLETLFIPEPVISVAVEPKTKGDMEKLSKALTALSEEDPTFRVSTDPETNQTVIAGMGELHLEILVDRMLREFKVEANIGAPQVSYRETIRSSSKGEGKYARQTGGKGQYGHVIIEMEPAEVGKGFEFVNKIVGGAVPKEYIGPASNGMKETCESGVLAGYPLIDVKVTLVDGSFHDVDSSEMAFKIAGSMAFKDGVKKCNPVLLEPMMKVEVESPDDFLGSVIGDLSSRRGQVEGQSVDDGLSKVQAKVPLAEMFGYATQLRSMTQGRGIFSMEFANYEEVPRNVAEAIISKNQGSS encoded by the coding sequence TTGGCACGCGACTTTCCCCTAGAACGAGTAAGGAATATAGGTATAGCTGCCCATATTGATGCAGGGAAGACCACAACTACTGAAAGAATTTTATTTTATTCAGGTGTTGTTCATAAGATAGGAGAAGTTCATGATGGTGCTGCCGTAACAGATTGGATGGCGCAAGAACGCGAAAGAGGAATAACTATTACTGCTGCTGCAATATCCACTAGTTGGCAAGATCATAGAATTAATATTATTGATACTCCTGGTCACGTTGATTTTACTATCGAAGTGGAAAGATCAATGCGAGTCTTGGACGGAGTAATAGCTGTGTTTTGTGCAGTTGGTGGAGTTCAGCCTCAATCAGAGACTGTTTGGCGTCAAGCAGATAGATACTCTGTCCCAAGAATGGTTTTTGTAAATAAAATGGACAGGACTGGTGCAGATTTTCTGAAAGTTAATAAGCAAATTAAAGATCGACTAAAGGCAAATGCACTCCCAATTCAATTACCTATTGGAGCTGAAGGTGATCTTACAGGCATTATTGATTTAGTCGCCAATAAAGCATATCTTTATAAAAATGACTTAGGTACTGATATTGAAGAAGCACCAATTCCATCTGACATGAAGGAGCAAGCAGATGAGTGGAGATTCAAATTGATGGAAAGCGTCGCTGAAAATGATGAAGAGTTGATTGAGGTTTTCCTTGAAACAGGGGAATTATCCGAGGAACAACTGAAAAAAGGTATTAGAGAAGGTGTTTTAAATCATGGATTAGTTCCTGTTCTTTGTGGTTCAGCATTTAAGAATAAAGGTGTTCAACTTGTATTAGATGCTGTTGTTGATTATTTGCCAGCTCCAGTTGATGTGAAACCAATACAAGGAGTTTTACCAAGCGGAAAAGAAGATATTCGACCTTCAGATGATAATGCCCCTTTCAGTGCATTAGCTTTCAAAGTGATGTCAGATCCCTATGGGAAATTAACTTTTGTAAGAATGTATTCAGGCGTTCTCTCGAAGGGAAGTTATGTAATGAATTCCACGAAGGATGCTAAAGAAAGAATTTCAAGATTAGTGATTTTAAAGGCTGATGAAAGGGAGGAGGTTGATGAATTGAGGGCTGGCGATTTAGGTGCTGTATTAGGTCTTAAAAACACCACAACTGGTGATACTTTATGTAATACAGAAGATCCTATAGTTCTCGAGACATTATTCATTCCAGAACCTGTTATTTCAGTTGCAGTTGAGCCAAAAACTAAAGGTGATATGGAAAAATTGTCAAAAGCTTTAACAGCCTTATCCGAAGAGGATCCAACTTTTAGGGTAAGTACAGATCCTGAGACAAATCAAACTGTAATTGCGGGTATGGGTGAATTGCACTTGGAAATCCTTGTTGACAGAATGTTGAGAGAATTTAAAGTTGAAGCCAACATTGGAGCTCCTCAGGTTTCCTACAGAGAGACGATTAGGTCAAGTTCTAAAGGTGAAGGTAAATATGCAAGACAAACTGGAGGGAAAGGTCAATATGGTCATGTAATAATTGAAATGGAACCTGCCGAAGTTGGTAAAGGTTTTGAATTTGTCAACAAAATTGTTGGCGGAGCTGTACCAAAAGAGTATATTGGACCTGCATCTAATGGAATGAAGGAAACCTGTGAATCTGGTGTTCTTGCCGGTTATCCACTCATTGATGTAAAAGTAACACTAGTCGATGGTTCATTCCACGATGTAGACTCATCTGAAATGGCCTTCAAAATTGCAGGTTCCATGGCTTTTAAAGACGGGGTTAAAAAATGCAATCCAGTCCTCTTAGAGCCTATGATGAAAGTTGAGGTCGAAAGTCCTGATGACTTTCTTGGATCTGTAATAGGTGATCTCTCCTCTAGAAGAGGTCAAGTAGAAGGACAATCTGTTGATGATGGATTGTCCAAGGTACAGGCCAAAGTGCCCTTAGCCGAAATGTTCGGTTATGCCACTCAACTCCGATCAATGACTCAAGGTCGGGGTATATTTTCAATGGAGTTCGCAAATTATGAGGAAGTTCCTCGTAATGTTGCTGAAGCTATCATTTCCAAGAATCAGGGCAGCTCCTGA
- the rpsJ gene encoding 30S ribosomal protein S10: MTASIAQQKIRIRLKAFDRRMLDLSCDKIIQTADTTAASAIGPIPLPTKRKIYCVLRSPHVDKDSREHFETRTHRRLIDIYSPSAKTIDALMKLDLPSGVDIEVKL; encoded by the coding sequence ATGACTGCATCAATTGCACAACAAAAAATAAGAATAAGACTAAAAGCGTTCGATAGGAGAATGCTTGATTTATCTTGCGACAAAATAATCCAAACTGCCGATACTACCGCTGCATCAGCAATAGGTCCAATACCTTTACCTACAAAAAGAAAAATTTATTGTGTCCTCAGATCACCTCATGTTGATAAAGATTCAAGAGAGCATTTTGAAACAAGAACTCATCGAAGATTAATAGATATTTATAGTCCTTCAGCAAAGACTATAGATGCCCTAATGAAGTTGGATCTTCCTAGTGGTGTAGATATAGAAGTTAAACTTTAA
- a CDS encoding 30S ribosomal protein S12: MPTISQLIGSERKRLTKKTKSPALKACPERRGVCTRVYTSTPKKPNSALRKVARVRLTSGFEVTAYIPGIGHNLQEHSVVLLRGGRVKDLPGVRYHIIRGTLDTAGVKDRRQSRSKYGAKAPKD; this comes from the coding sequence ATGCCCACCATCTCGCAATTAATAGGTTCAGAAAGAAAACGTCTGACTAAGAAAACGAAATCTCCTGCATTAAAAGCCTGCCCTGAAAGAAGAGGGGTGTGTACAAGAGTTTATACATCAACACCTAAAAAACCTAATTCAGCTTTAAGAAAAGTCGCAAGGGTGAGATTAACTTCTGGTTTTGAAGTAACGGCTTATATCCCTGGAATTGGACATAATCTGCAAGAACACTCTGTAGTTTTACTTAGGGGTGGAAGAGTTAAAGATTTGCCAGGAGTTAGATATCATATAATAAGAGGAACTTTAGATACGGCTGGAGTCAAAGATAGACGTCAATCCAGATCTAAGTATGGAGCAAAAGCTCCAAAAGATTAA
- the rpsG gene encoding 30S ribosomal protein S7, with the protein MSRRNAAVKRTVLPDPQFNSRLASMMISRLMKHGKKSTAQRILSDAFSLISERTGGNAVELFETAVKNATPLVEVRARRVGGATYQVPMEVRQERGTAMALRWLVTFSRARNGKSMSQKLAGELMDAANETGSAVKKREDTHKMAEANKAFAHYRY; encoded by the coding sequence ATGTCACGTCGTAACGCAGCAGTAAAAAGAACAGTTCTTCCAGATCCTCAATTTAATAGTCGTCTTGCTTCAATGATGATTTCTAGATTGATGAAACATGGAAAAAAATCTACAGCTCAAAGAATATTGTCTGATGCTTTTTCTTTAATAAGTGAGAGAACAGGGGGTAATGCAGTCGAATTATTTGAAACAGCCGTAAAAAATGCTACTCCTCTTGTAGAGGTGCGAGCTAGGAGAGTTGGTGGTGCAACATATCAAGTACCTATGGAAGTCCGCCAAGAGAGGGGTACAGCTATGGCACTAAGATGGCTTGTTACATTTTCACGTGCAAGAAATGGCAAAAGTATGTCCCAAAAACTAGCTGGTGAGTTGATGGATGCAGCAAATGAAACTGGTAGTGCAGTTAAAAAAAGAGAAGACACTCATAAAATGGCTGAAGCTAATAAAGCTTTTGCACATTACAGATATTAA
- a CDS encoding LON peptidase substrate-binding domain-containing protein: protein MGELLVRELPLFPLPEVVLFPQEVLPLHIFESRYKIMLKSVLESDSMFGVIKWDPNTKSMANIGCCAQIIKHQTAEDGRSNIVTIGQQRFQVLEITRSTPFCSAMVSWISDENIDNFQKLDALKDSVTEALNDVINLTGKLTNSKKNLPDKLPKNPMELSFWIGAHLGGPVAEEQQRLLEERNTYTRLQREYEMLDHTRKQLAARTALKESFPDIKEN, encoded by the coding sequence ATGGGAGAGCTGTTAGTAAGGGAATTACCTTTATTTCCTCTGCCAGAAGTTGTTCTTTTTCCTCAAGAAGTATTACCTTTACACATTTTTGAGTCGAGATATAAAATAATGCTCAAATCTGTTCTTGAGTCTGATTCTATGTTTGGGGTCATAAAGTGGGATCCAAATACTAAAAGCATGGCTAATATTGGATGTTGCGCTCAAATTATCAAACATCAAACTGCAGAAGATGGCAGAAGCAATATAGTGACTATAGGACAACAAAGATTTCAAGTATTAGAGATTACACGTTCAACTCCTTTCTGTTCGGCGATGGTAAGTTGGATTAGTGATGAAAATATTGATAACTTTCAAAAATTAGACGCCCTCAAAGATTCAGTTACAGAAGCACTAAATGACGTTATAAATTTAACAGGCAAATTAACTAATTCCAAAAAAAACTTACCCGATAAGTTACCCAAGAATCCTATGGAATTGTCTTTTTGGATTGGAGCTCATTTGGGCGGCCCTGTTGCAGAAGAACAGCAAAGACTTCTAGAGGAAAGAAATACTTATACCCGCCTGCAGAGGGAATATGAAATGCTTGATCACACAAGAAAACAACTTGCAGCAAGGACGGCCTTGAAAGAAAGTTTTCCTGATATCAAAGAAAATTAA
- a CDS encoding DUF1997 domain-containing protein has translation MLLSFDAKQKLKLSVTRNKEYLSKYLLEEERVVGAMLDSKKLVPEGVGRYKYTVTSFKVFQLDINPVVSIAVDNKDGILRMSALESTLDGLGIVDDFNLILNANLEATDLGLEGEALLGVSVSQPPLLKLVPKKILESTGHSVLNGILLGIKSRVQQQLVKDFLDWCELNKI, from the coding sequence ATGCTATTATCTTTTGATGCTAAACAGAAATTAAAGCTTTCCGTAACACGAAATAAAGAATATCTTTCTAAATATCTTTTGGAAGAAGAAAGAGTTGTAGGAGCAATGCTTGACTCCAAAAAATTGGTACCTGAAGGGGTGGGTAGGTACAAGTATACAGTAACAAGTTTTAAGGTTTTCCAATTAGATATTAACCCTGTTGTTTCAATTGCGGTAGACAATAAAGATGGAATCTTAAGGATGAGCGCACTTGAAAGTACACTAGATGGTTTGGGTATTGTGGATGACTTTAATCTTATTTTGAATGCGAATTTGGAAGCAACTGATCTTGGATTAGAAGGAGAGGCACTTCTAGGGGTATCTGTAAGCCAACCTCCTCTGCTAAAGCTGGTCCCAAAAAAGATTTTGGAATCTACTGGTCATTCAGTATTAAATGGAATTTTGTTGGGTATAAAATCAAGGGTTCAACAGCAACTAGTTAAGGACTTTTTAGATTGGTGTGAATTAAATAAGATTTGA